In the Chloroflexota bacterium genome, one interval contains:
- a CDS encoding nucleoside phosphorylase: MRRRYPILEFDATSEAIIEPRRVIEPLDMPEHCVVCFFQEVITRLCQEGKAREIARQRSEMGAHPVYEMEVGGRRLAVFHPGVGAPLAAGLLEEVIARGCKKFIACGGAGVLDRAIAAGHIIVPRAAVRDEGTSYHYLPPSREVNASPEGIAAIEKVLQEHRCPYIVAKTWTTDAFYRETPVKVQARRAEGCLTVEMEAAALFAVAQFRGVVLAQMLYGGDDVSGIEWDSRQWDERATVREKLFWLAAEACLTL, translated from the coding sequence ATGCGACGAAGATACCCCATCTTGGAGTTTGATGCTACATCGGAAGCGATCATCGAACCCAGGCGAGTGATCGAACCCCTCGACATGCCCGAACATTGTGTGGTCTGCTTCTTCCAAGAGGTCATCACCCGCCTGTGCCAGGAAGGCAAGGCCAGGGAGATTGCCCGCCAGAGAAGCGAGATGGGGGCGCATCCGGTGTACGAGATGGAGGTGGGTGGGAGGCGTTTGGCGGTCTTTCACCCCGGGGTAGGGGCTCCCCTGGCCGCGGGCCTGCTGGAGGAAGTGATCGCCCGCGGCTGTAAGAAATTCATCGCCTGCGGGGGCGCGGGAGTGTTAGATAGAGCCATCGCGGCGGGACACATCATTGTGCCTCGGGCTGCCGTCCGCGATGAAGGCACCTCTTATCATTACCTGCCACCCAGCCGAGAAGTAAACGCCAGTCCGGAAGGCATCGCGGCCATTGAGAAAGTGCTACAAGAACACCGTTGCCCATACATTGTGGCCAAGACCTGGACTACTGATGCCTTCTATCGCGAAACGCCAGTGAAAGTGCAGGCGCGCAGGGCAGAGGGCTGCCTGACGGTGGAGATGGAGGCCGCAGCCCTCTTCGCTGTGGCGCAGTTCAGGGGCGTGGTGTTGGCGCAAATGCTTTACGGGGGCGATGACGTCAGCGGCATCGAATGGGACTCCCGACAGTGGGATGAGCGCGCTACTGTGCGCGAGAAATTGTTCTGGCTGGCGGCGGAGGCCTGTCTTACTTTGTAA